From a region of the Fervidicoccaceae archaeon genome:
- the alaS gene encoding alanine--tRNA ligase, with product MPKEGVPMIATADEREYALNFFRENGFIRKKCKECGTYFWTLNPELDTCQDAPCVEYFFHKIPVRRPLSVGEARETFLKFFEKKGHEIIPPRPVVARWREDLYLTIASIVVFQPHVTSGIVPPPANPLVISQPCIRLEDIDNVGLTMGRHLTLFEMGGHHAFNEREGRKIYWKDETVAYSFEFFTREIGIPPELLVYKESWWTGGGNAGPSFEVTVGGLEPATLVFMQYKTTNGGLERIPLEIVDTGYGIERIAWLTRKTPTAFMAIYGSLVDEFRKKLNLDKPNENFLWASFRRAGLLDPSNRMSISSFIESIARESGLSTNDAKKVLENEVKLYTLLDHSKTISYMLADGIVPSNQGEGYLARLVIRRALKTLYLIDPSLSIVDFIEKQIQFWSADYPRLKENMLYILKVVEIEEERFKQLIREKLSKSIEIASSSPTFETFEKIYKESGIPPDIIVSEAGKRGISLPLPFDFYSKIARSSSSTSLGKKSDAESIPEWVADLPPTELLFHKDPYLRKTKARVLRVNGREIVLDKTIFYPTGGGQASDTGKITADGRSFRVTGAQKFGNIVVHRLENTVSIEEGKEVELEIDWERRFANMRHHTATHILLGTMKKILGSHVWQAGAEKTPEKGRLDITHYELPSEETVRLIEKEANRIIEERMPVNTYVLDRNEAERKYGFSIYQGGVPLQREIRIVEIPGLDVEACFGTHLSNTSEVGGIKITSVSKLQDGIVRFEYVAGTRLVDYAGELLSTMEDVASMFNVKTFQLKERSRVIASELSEYKELISSYRKLVGKLIEKALDNNFRSFGGARLVIFEVLVRDSEGLSEILKEIVDKIPEAAIVLISEGKNIEISLGKIASQELDAGRIAELLKQQYGGRGGGRREHAFIKVDQPVKVDEIWKVLENGLNPRK from the coding sequence ATGCCAAAGGAAGGTGTGCCTATGATAGCTACAGCAGATGAGAGAGAATATGCCCTGAATTTCTTCAGAGAAAATGGCTTTATAAGAAAAAAATGCAAGGAATGTGGAACTTATTTTTGGACGCTCAATCCAGAACTTGATACTTGCCAGGACGCTCCCTGCGTTGAGTACTTCTTCCACAAAATTCCTGTAAGGAGACCCCTAAGCGTAGGAGAAGCTAGAGAGACCTTTCTAAAATTCTTTGAAAAGAAAGGACATGAAATAATACCTCCAAGACCGGTAGTTGCTAGATGGAGGGAGGATCTTTATCTCACAATTGCCAGTATTGTTGTCTTTCAGCCACATGTGACAAGCGGTATTGTGCCGCCTCCAGCAAATCCTCTAGTTATTAGTCAGCCCTGCATTAGGCTAGAGGACATAGACAACGTTGGTCTTACTATGGGGAGGCATCTTACCCTATTTGAGATGGGAGGACATCATGCATTTAACGAGAGAGAAGGAAGAAAGATTTACTGGAAAGATGAAACAGTTGCTTATTCTTTCGAATTCTTCACCAGGGAGATAGGCATTCCCCCAGAGCTTCTTGTCTATAAGGAGTCCTGGTGGACAGGAGGTGGCAACGCTGGACCAAGCTTCGAGGTCACGGTAGGTGGGCTGGAACCAGCTACACTTGTTTTCATGCAGTACAAAACAACAAACGGAGGATTGGAGAGGATCCCCCTGGAAATTGTGGATACAGGTTATGGGATTGAGAGGATAGCATGGCTCACTAGAAAGACTCCAACAGCTTTTATGGCAATTTATGGAAGCTTAGTGGATGAATTCAGAAAAAAACTAAATTTAGATAAACCAAACGAGAATTTCCTGTGGGCGTCGTTTAGAAGGGCTGGCCTTCTCGACCCTTCGAACAGAATGAGCATCTCATCGTTTATAGAATCCATTGCACGTGAGAGCGGACTAAGCACAAATGATGCGAAAAAGGTCCTGGAGAACGAGGTTAAGCTATATACACTCCTAGATCATAGCAAGACAATTTCCTATATGCTTGCAGACGGCATAGTTCCATCCAATCAAGGTGAAGGGTACCTAGCGAGACTAGTTATAAGGAGAGCCCTAAAAACTCTATATCTTATAGATCCTTCGTTGAGCATAGTCGATTTTATTGAGAAGCAAATACAGTTCTGGAGTGCGGATTACCCAAGGCTAAAGGAAAATATGCTTTATATACTGAAAGTGGTGGAGATAGAGGAAGAGAGGTTCAAGCAGCTAATAAGGGAGAAGCTCTCAAAGTCTATTGAGATAGCGTCATCTTCACCCACATTTGAAACATTCGAGAAAATATACAAGGAATCAGGCATTCCTCCAGATATAATTGTGTCAGAAGCTGGAAAAAGAGGAATATCTCTACCTCTTCCATTTGACTTTTATTCTAAAATAGCCAGGAGCTCCTCTTCAACCAGTCTTGGAAAAAAGAGCGATGCTGAATCTATTCCGGAATGGGTAGCAGATCTTCCTCCTACTGAACTATTGTTTCACAAGGATCCCTATCTAAGAAAAACTAAGGCAAGAGTGCTCAGAGTGAACGGAAGGGAAATTGTCCTGGATAAGACTATTTTCTACCCAACAGGTGGAGGACAAGCAAGCGATACAGGAAAAATAACTGCAGATGGGAGAAGCTTCAGAGTAACAGGAGCGCAAAAATTTGGGAATATTGTGGTCCACAGGCTAGAGAATACAGTATCAATAGAAGAAGGAAAGGAAGTTGAGCTTGAAATAGATTGGGAGAGAAGGTTTGCAAATATGAGGCATCATACAGCCACTCACATTCTTCTTGGTACAATGAAGAAGATTCTTGGAAGTCATGTTTGGCAGGCAGGAGCTGAGAAGACCCCAGAGAAGGGAAGGCTGGATATTACTCACTACGAACTTCCAAGCGAGGAGACTGTAAGGCTCATAGAAAAAGAGGCTAATAGAATAATAGAAGAGAGAATGCCTGTGAATACCTATGTATTGGATAGAAATGAAGCCGAAAGAAAGTATGGATTCTCAATATATCAAGGCGGAGTTCCTCTTCAGAGAGAAATAAGGATTGTCGAGATACCTGGGTTAGATGTAGAAGCCTGCTTCGGAACTCATCTCTCCAACACATCAGAAGTAGGCGGAATAAAAATAACAAGCGTCTCAAAGCTGCAGGATGGAATAGTGAGATTCGAGTATGTAGCCGGAACTAGGCTGGTTGACTATGCCGGAGAGCTATTGAGCACAATGGAAGATGTCGCTTCAATGTTCAACGTCAAGACGTTTCAGCTCAAAGAAAGATCAAGGGTTATCGCTAGCGAACTATCTGAATACAAGGAATTGATATCCTCATATAGAAAACTAGTGGGGAAGCTCATAGAGAAAGCACTGGATAATAACTTCAGAAGCTTTGGAGGGGCCAGACTAGTTATCTTTGAGGTCCTCGTAAGAGATTCTGAGGGATTAAGCGAAATTCTCAAAGAAATAGTTGACAAAATACCAGAAGCAGCAATAGTTCTCATAAGTGAAGGTAAGAACATCGAAATTAGCCTTGGAAAAATTGCATCCCAAGAACTAGATGCAGGAAGAATAGCAGAATTGCTTAAACAGCAATATGGAGGTAGAGGAGGAGGTAGAAGAGAACATGCATTCATCAAAGTGGATCAACCCGTCAAGGTTGATGAGATTTGGAAAGTCCTAGAGAATGGATTGAACCCAAGAAAGTAA
- a CDS encoding DUF5616 domain-containing protein has product MESPREWIEPKKVIEAARLYRHMLDLGFSPHHSILAVESKKQLNSIEKQLLIRCVDSREESEKILKKIVSLEEIQGKTLAMDFYNVITTIAEALEGHLVFRCTDGLVRDIASALGRSKKSEEIIIEAIEEIKKVIAYAKPSKLYLVMDKQISFSAERIRSAREVLSQAVDTEGILSESADSELIRLSRMEIIASSSDGLIARNVSKIFDIPQQVLVRRKIFGKNAIDMNALLYIEEISHF; this is encoded by the coding sequence TTGGAAAGTCCTAGAGAATGGATTGAACCCAAGAAAGTAATTGAAGCAGCTAGACTATACCGTCATATGCTTGATTTAGGTTTCTCCCCTCATCATTCAATTTTAGCTGTTGAGTCAAAGAAGCAGCTGAACTCTATTGAAAAGCAGCTGCTGATTAGATGCGTTGATTCCAGGGAGGAAAGCGAAAAAATACTCAAAAAAATTGTTTCTCTGGAAGAAATTCAGGGGAAAACGTTAGCCATGGACTTTTACAATGTTATAACTACAATTGCTGAAGCCCTTGAAGGTCATTTGGTTTTTAGATGCACAGATGGATTAGTAAGAGACATAGCAAGCGCGTTGGGGAGATCCAAAAAAAGTGAAGAAATTATTATTGAAGCTATAGAGGAAATAAAGAAAGTCATAGCTTATGCTAAACCAAGCAAGCTGTACTTAGTTATGGACAAACAAATTTCATTTAGCGCGGAGAGGATAAGATCTGCTAGAGAAGTTCTCTCTCAAGCTGTTGATACGGAGGGTATTTTGTCGGAATCTGCTGATTCTGAGCTCATTCGTCTATCGAGAATGGAAATTATAGCCTCTAGCAGTGATGGCCTCATAGCAAGAAATGTTTCTAAGATATTCGATATCCCTCAACAAGTTCTTGTTCGTAGAAAAATATTTGGCAAGAACGCAATTGATATGAACGCTCTACTCTACATAGAAGAAATAAGCCATTTTTGA
- a CDS encoding 50S ribosomal protein L10 codes for MRLLQKRKEIPESKKKEVEELIKLINEYPVIAAIDASSLPADLLQKVKFFISKKYRGKIVIRSTKNNLFLLAAKLSGVKGLEELERRVRGQKIFIFSKLNPFLLYSSISRIKLPAPAKAGMKVEKEIAVEPMDTKLPPGPLLSAFGKLRIPTKVQGGTIWIAKRTVLAKPGDIISEDLASMLQRLGIFPGEVGVKIEFVLENGMVLEEEQLKLDVDKYAQEIALAYSLAINFASEIAYPEPEVLKISIAKAYRRALSIAAESAFITPETAEAVISAAVRRANVLVAAMGEKAKEIGIEPVAAAVAPAQPAAEQKPKEEKKEEKAEEEEKKELSEEELASGLGALFGP; via the coding sequence TTGAGATTACTGCAGAAAAGAAAGGAAATACCGGAAAGCAAGAAAAAGGAAGTCGAGGAGCTCATCAAGCTCATAAATGAGTATCCAGTCATTGCTGCTATCGATGCAAGCTCACTTCCAGCGGATCTGTTGCAGAAAGTTAAGTTCTTCATAAGTAAAAAATATAGAGGAAAAATTGTTATTAGGAGCACTAAGAATAATCTGTTCCTACTGGCTGCGAAACTCTCTGGAGTAAAGGGACTTGAGGAACTCGAAAGAAGAGTAAGAGGACAAAAGATCTTTATCTTCTCCAAGCTAAATCCCTTCCTACTATATAGTTCCATAAGCAGAATAAAGCTACCTGCTCCAGCAAAGGCAGGCATGAAGGTAGAAAAGGAAATAGCTGTCGAGCCAATGGATACAAAGCTGCCTCCGGGGCCTCTGCTGAGCGCATTTGGAAAGCTCAGGATACCCACAAAGGTTCAAGGCGGAACAATTTGGATAGCAAAGAGAACAGTTCTCGCAAAACCAGGAGATATAATAAGTGAGGACCTCGCTTCAATGCTTCAGAGGCTTGGAATATTTCCTGGAGAAGTGGGGGTAAAAATAGAGTTCGTTCTAGAAAATGGGATGGTTTTAGAAGAAGAGCAGCTCAAGCTGGATGTAGATAAGTATGCACAAGAAATAGCTCTGGCTTACTCTTTGGCAATCAATTTTGCTTCAGAAATAGCTTATCCTGAGCCAGAAGTCCTGAAAATATCCATAGCAAAAGCATATAGGAGAGCTCTGTCGATTGCTGCTGAGTCAGCTTTCATCACACCTGAAACAGCAGAGGCTGTCATCTCTGCTGCTGTGAGAAGGGCAAATGTTCTAGTTGCAGCTATGGGAGAGAAAGCTAAAGAAATAGGCATCGAGCCTGTAGCTGCAGCAGTAGCTCCAGCACAGCCAGCTGCAGAGCAGAAACCAAAGGAGGAGAAGAAGGAAGAGAAGGCTGAAGAGGAAGAGAAGAAGGAGCTCAGTGAGGAAGAGCTGGCAAGTGGGCTAGGAGCACTCTTTGGACCATAA
- a CDS encoding 50S ribosomal protein L1, with the protein MSQAVALSSKLDEAIKDLLSKGQKRKFKQSIEMIVVFKDIDPKKPEFKIREQVFLPYSPKKDPEICIVADGDLAVQAKNLNVKNVIDKQLLDELGKDKKKAKKLARVCDVVLVQTDLMALTGRVLGPVLGPRGKAPLPLPPRVDLSSLLERYKRLAIVRIKDQPQIQVRIGSEDNTPEELRENALAVLSAIENKLKSLSNVSAIYFKKTMSSPIKVKMR; encoded by the coding sequence ATGTCGCAGGCAGTTGCACTTTCCTCGAAGCTCGATGAGGCAATCAAAGATTTGCTCAGCAAGGGACAGAAAAGGAAGTTCAAACAAAGCATAGAAATGATAGTAGTATTCAAGGATATAGATCCGAAAAAGCCTGAATTCAAAATTAGGGAGCAAGTTTTCCTTCCATACTCTCCAAAGAAGGACCCGGAAATATGCATCGTAGCTGACGGAGATCTAGCGGTGCAGGCAAAGAATTTAAATGTAAAGAATGTTATAGATAAGCAGTTGCTTGATGAACTGGGAAAAGATAAGAAGAAGGCTAAGAAGCTGGCAAGAGTATGCGATGTGGTTTTAGTACAGACAGATCTCATGGCTTTGACGGGTAGAGTTCTTGGTCCTGTTCTTGGACCAAGAGGGAAAGCTCCCCTCCCCCTACCCCCCAGAGTAGATTTGTCGTCCCTGCTTGAGAGATATAAAAGACTTGCAATAGTTAGAATAAAAGATCAGCCTCAGATCCAAGTGAGAATTGGGAGCGAAGACAATACACCAGAAGAGCTTAGGGAAAATGCTTTAGCTGTATTAAGTGCTATTGAAAATAAACTGAAGTCTCTCTCCAATGTCTCGGCAATTTATTTCAAGAAAACTATGAGCTCTCCAATTAAAGTTAAAATGAGGTGA
- a CDS encoding transcription elongation factor Spt5, whose translation MSETEEGKRQKSSFFLVKTKARQEQNVAMLIEKRVRSQNLDVYSIIIQPEMKGYIIIEAQKSSIVDLATRDLPNVGKRVQGILSLEDVERAIKPKEVIEGLNPGDMVEVIAGPLQGIKAQVVQVDREKKELVLNILESAYPLKITVSGDYVKPIKKGSSYE comes from the coding sequence GTGAGCGAAACGGAGGAAGGTAAAAGGCAAAAATCATCATTTTTTTTAGTTAAAACGAAGGCTAGGCAGGAGCAAAATGTAGCAATGCTTATTGAAAAGAGAGTGAGATCACAAAATTTGGATGTGTATTCAATCATAATACAGCCGGAGATGAAGGGATACATAATAATAGAGGCACAAAAGAGCAGCATTGTTGACCTAGCAACAAGAGATCTTCCAAATGTTGGCAAGAGAGTTCAGGGAATTCTTAGTTTAGAAGATGTTGAGAGGGCTATAAAGCCAAAGGAGGTTATCGAAGGGCTAAATCCTGGAGATATGGTGGAAGTGATAGCTGGGCCCCTCCAGGGTATAAAGGCACAAGTGGTTCAGGTAGATAGGGAGAAGAAAGAGCTCGTTCTCAATATACTTGAGTCTGCCTATCCTCTGAAAATAACAGTAAGCGGAGATTATGTAAAGCCTATCAAGAAGGGGAGTAGCTATGAGTGA
- a CDS encoding protein translocase SEC61 complex subunit gamma: MSEEEGLSRKIKDMLAMWRRILKLSRKPDSEEFKLLLRLNLLGFTLVGSIAYIIHILVTVVFPAIRGG, from the coding sequence ATGAGTGAGGAGGAGGGGCTAAGCAGAAAAATAAAAGATATGCTGGCAATGTGGAGGAGAATACTGAAGCTGTCCAGAAAGCCGGATAGTGAGGAGTTCAAGCTGCTGTTGAGGCTAAACCTCCTAGGATTCACTTTAGTGGGGTCAATAGCTTACATAATCCACATACTAGTCACTGTTGTGTTTCCAGCAATAAGGGGAGGATGA
- a CDS encoding archease, whose amino-acid sequence MQGERCFDYEEHTADVIVLAWGKTLERAFECAAEGVTEIMVDRSSLNEKDEKRIIVAGFDLENLLYRWIEEILFLFDSQRFLMKRAKIEKLVLDNDFYLEAELKGEIFDPKKHEQRTHVKAVTYSLMSIVKDNDLWKIKFTVDI is encoded by the coding sequence ATGCAGGGGGAGAGGTGCTTCGATTATGAGGAGCATACTGCAGATGTCATAGTTCTGGCCTGGGGAAAAACTCTTGAGAGGGCTTTTGAATGCGCAGCAGAGGGAGTAACAGAGATTATGGTTGATAGAAGCTCGCTGAATGAAAAGGATGAAAAGAGGATAATTGTAGCTGGCTTCGATCTCGAAAACTTGCTTTACAGATGGATTGAAGAAATCTTATTTCTATTTGATTCCCAGAGATTCCTCATGAAGAGGGCAAAGATAGAGAAGCTTGTACTGGATAATGATTTTTACCTTGAAGCAGAACTAAAGGGTGAAATCTTCGATCCGAAAAAGCACGAGCAGAGAACGCATGTGAAGGCTGTAACATACTCTCTTATGAGCATAGTAAAGGATAATGACCTATGGAAGATAAAGTTTACAGTTGATATATAA
- a CDS encoding isoaspartyl peptidase/L-asparaginase, with protein sequence MECEPSIIVHGGAGRWSLISSDRLEKARRVLFESAQYGFNRLSMGSSAVEAVVEAISYLEDSGEFNAGRGSVFNADGYIEMDAGVMDGKKFDAGAVAALRGIANPIRVALLVMKKTPHVILSGEGARKFALENGFKEESDLLKRAIISNVSMERAKWRSDTVGAVAIDSNCGTAAGASTGGISGKLPGRIGDTPIPGAGFFANHFAAAASTGIGELITLLGISRAVVEEATLLGSINISGRTLLQYVNSRFKSETFGLIGLDILGNYLAIYNTESMPFALFKKSMKEPIIGGFPRSSI encoded by the coding sequence ATGGAATGTGAGCCATCGATTATAGTACACGGTGGGGCAGGAAGATGGAGTCTAATCTCTTCTGATAGATTGGAAAAAGCAAGAAGGGTGCTATTCGAGTCTGCCCAATATGGTTTCAATAGATTGAGCATGGGATCTTCTGCAGTTGAAGCTGTAGTGGAGGCTATTTCGTACCTAGAAGATTCGGGAGAATTCAATGCTGGAAGGGGATCAGTTTTCAATGCTGATGGCTACATTGAGATGGATGCCGGAGTAATGGACGGAAAAAAGTTCGACGCAGGTGCAGTTGCAGCTCTGAGGGGAATAGCTAATCCAATAAGAGTGGCTCTCTTGGTCATGAAAAAAACTCCTCACGTTATCCTCTCTGGTGAAGGGGCTAGAAAATTTGCACTCGAAAATGGATTTAAAGAGGAGAGCGATCTTCTCAAACGAGCTATTATATCAAATGTTTCAATGGAGAGGGCAAAATGGCGAAGCGACACTGTTGGAGCAGTCGCGATAGATTCCAATTGTGGAACTGCTGCTGGAGCTAGCACTGGAGGCATATCTGGAAAGCTACCTGGTAGGATAGGAGACACTCCAATACCTGGAGCAGGATTCTTCGCTAATCACTTTGCTGCAGCAGCTTCGACCGGAATCGGAGAACTTATAACTCTTCTTGGCATTTCCAGAGCAGTTGTCGAGGAGGCCACTTTGCTTGGGTCAATTAACATTTCTGGAAGGACGCTCCTGCAATACGTCAACAGCAGATTCAAGAGTGAAACATTTGGCTTGATAGGATTAGATATCCTGGGAAACTATTTAGCAATATACAACACGGAATCCATGCCATTTGCTCTGTTTAAAAAATCAATGAAAGAGCCTATTATTGGAGGATTCCCACGTTCTTCAATTTAG
- a CDS encoding YhbY family RNA-binding protein has protein sequence MGKNEVRVGKGGITEGIINEIKRRLEIEKEIKVRINRNLLEQGKNRREIAEQIASLCGAELVEIRGHTFVLRSAKLKNVGILQ, from the coding sequence ATGGGAAAAAATGAAGTAAGAGTAGGAAAAGGTGGAATAACGGAAGGCATAATCAATGAGATAAAGAGAAGGTTGGAAATTGAGAAAGAAATTAAAGTTAGGATAAATAGAAATCTGCTAGAACAGGGAAAAAACAGAAGGGAAATTGCAGAACAAATTGCTTCGCTCTGTGGAGCAGAGCTAGTTGAGATAAGAGGTCATACATTTGTTCTCAGATCCGCTAAATTGAAGAACGTGGGAATCCTCCAATAA
- a CDS encoding ribonuclease P Rpr2/Rpp21/SNM1 subunit has translation MRNERRKAEVYRAFDKSIIIALKNKDIDERTLGMNVLMLSRKLNVRFDRSRSIFICRKCGSILIPGRTGRYRIHSKGKIAYLGIKCLVCGWYRKKMLRE, from the coding sequence TTGAGAAATGAGAGAAGAAAAGCTGAAGTTTATAGGGCCTTTGACAAATCAATAATTATTGCCCTGAAGAACAAAGATATCGATGAAAGGACGCTTGGAATGAATGTTTTGATGCTTTCACGGAAGCTTAATGTAAGATTTGACAGAAGCAGATCAATCTTCATATGTCGAAAATGCGGCTCGATATTAATTCCAGGCAGAACGGGCAGATATAGAATACATTCCAAGGGAAAGATAGCTTATTTAGGTATAAAATGCTTAGTCTGCGGCTGGTACAGAAAAAAGATGTTGAGGGAATGA
- the ftsY gene encoding signal recognition particle-docking protein FtsY: protein MKLRMFNALKNTFSKFIENVSTRVGTREITEKDLEEPLDSLLIELVQNDVAYQTAEKIVERLRSQLLGKRVKKGEDFGKIVRDSLKNIIMEEVRESNFDLVNAAFQKCEERKEPFVVVFMGVNGVGKTTSIAKIAYMVKKRGMTPLIVAGDTFRAGSQEQLETHANRLGVPIIKAKYGSDSASVGFDSIVYAKKRNLCLILLDTAGRMHIDRDLIEELKKVVRVVNPDLKLLVVDSLTGNDAVEQSITYDREIGVDGFILTKADADTKGGSALSIAMETGKPIFYVGTGQKYEDLRPFSREWLISTLLGGDGS from the coding sequence GTGAAGCTAAGAATGTTCAATGCGCTCAAGAATACCTTTTCGAAGTTTATAGAGAATGTATCTACCAGAGTTGGAACTAGAGAAATTACCGAGAAAGATCTAGAAGAGCCTCTTGATTCTCTTTTAATTGAACTTGTTCAAAATGATGTGGCATACCAGACAGCAGAAAAAATAGTTGAAAGATTGAGATCTCAACTTCTTGGAAAGAGAGTTAAAAAGGGGGAAGATTTTGGGAAAATTGTGAGGGATTCCCTTAAAAATATCATCATGGAAGAAGTAAGAGAATCAAACTTCGACCTTGTTAACGCAGCATTTCAAAAATGCGAAGAAAGGAAGGAACCTTTCGTTGTTGTCTTCATGGGAGTCAATGGTGTTGGAAAGACTACAAGCATAGCAAAAATAGCATATATGGTCAAAAAGAGGGGAATGACTCCGCTCATAGTTGCTGGAGATACATTTAGGGCCGGATCGCAGGAGCAACTTGAGACTCACGCAAATAGGTTGGGAGTTCCAATAATCAAAGCTAAATATGGTAGCGATTCAGCATCAGTTGGATTTGATTCAATAGTTTATGCTAAAAAGAGGAATCTTTGCCTGATCCTCTTGGATACAGCGGGTAGAATGCATATAGACAGAGACTTAATCGAGGAATTGAAAAAAGTAGTGAGAGTAGTTAACCCGGATCTCAAATTGCTGGTTGTGGATTCGCTGACAGGAAACGATGCCGTTGAGCAGTCTATTACTTATGATAGAGAGATTGGTGTCGATGGATTTATACTTACAAAGGCAGATGCTGACACTAAAGGGGGTAGTGCCCTGAGTATAGCCATGGAGACTGGCAAGCCAATATTCTATGTAGGTACAGGTCAAAAATATGAGGATCTGAGGCCTTTCAGCAGAGAATGGTTGATTTCAACATTGCTTGGCGGCGATGGTAGTTGA
- the pfdA gene encoding prefoldin subunit alpha, giving the protein MSEKVQIDASALLQTIDRLEKYIAGLREIIEDLNERLIETRTAIEGIKKLQSGTQGEMLISIDKHGNSLVRFRGEVAPAAIVHLGLGIYVEDSFGDAVKLLEDREQTLKSEIERVAKELEYRTKEYQRLQALVYSLASQK; this is encoded by the coding sequence TTGAGCGAAAAAGTGCAGATTGATGCAAGTGCACTACTGCAAACAATAGATAGGCTAGAAAAATACATAGCAGGGCTGAGAGAGATAATTGAGGATCTAAACGAGAGGCTTATAGAAACAAGAACTGCCATTGAGGGGATAAAGAAATTGCAGTCTGGAACGCAGGGGGAAATGCTGATATCCATTGATAAGCATGGAAACTCGCTAGTTAGGTTCAGAGGAGAAGTAGCACCTGCAGCAATAGTTCATCTGGGACTAGGAATATATGTTGAGGATTCTTTTGGAGATGCTGTTAAACTGCTCGAAGATAGGGAACAGACTTTGAAGAGTGAAATAGAGAGAGTAGCAAAAGAGCTGGAATACAGAACAAAGGAGTATCAGCGTTTGCAGGCTCTTGTATATTCACTCGCCTCACAGAAGTAG
- the rpl18a gene encoding 50S ribosomal protein L18Ae, whose amino-acid sequence MRRKVIARGGKAQMPKIFIVKGKMLLSHDHFPKEQPFMLEVTGISEKDVKEKVYSILGSKHKLKRYHIKIEEIKETEEPMSKNTLELLELKGWSA is encoded by the coding sequence TTGCGCAGAAAGGTAATAGCTAGAGGAGGAAAAGCACAGATGCCCAAAATCTTCATTGTAAAGGGAAAAATGCTGTTATCACATGACCATTTCCCGAAAGAGCAACCTTTCATGTTGGAAGTTACAGGAATTTCGGAAAAAGATGTAAAGGAAAAAGTGTATTCTATCCTTGGGAGCAAGCATAAACTGAAGAGATATCACATAAAGATTGAAGAAATAAAGGAAACTGAGGAACCAATGAGCAAGAATACTTTAGAGCTTCTCGAGCTGAAAGGGTGGAGCGCTTGA